Proteins from a single region of Hermetia illucens chromosome 3, iHerIll2.2.curated.20191125, whole genome shotgun sequence:
- the LOC119651159 gene encoding glycine, alanine and asparagine-rich protein isoform X1, protein MKSFLLFLAVSIAFQSVMAEVNYRQVKTPDGGAYYGTFNSNGVSGGFGGGYSSGGLSGGYGGSSGGVPYGGVLSRGSFGGGSFPSDFESFITGQLSNLQNSYASGVSMIRATPGASVYASTSLTNNDNLYQDHLRQQQKFFDKLQQQAQFAASNPGANYAASSASYGPQGIHQTASVYPEDPNSPNVDTRFDADDGAGGKPGFFGVSSSSFFESSNVDGVEKHRKGAVTTVNDNGKVTTYKAGF, encoded by the exons TTATGGCTGAAGTCAACTATCGTCAAGTAAAGACGCCAGACGGTGGTGCATATTATGGCACATTCAATTCTAACGGCGTAAGCGGTGGATTTGGTGGTGGATATAGCTCAGGTGGATTGAGTGGAGGTTATGGAGGCTCTTCTGGAGGGGTTCCATATGGTGGTGTATTATCAAGAGGATCGTTCGGCGGCGGCTCTTTCCCTTCTGATTTTGAAAGCTTTATTACCGGACAGCTCAGTAATCTGCAGAACAGTTACGCAAG TGGTGTTTCTATGATTCGCGCGACTCCAGGTGCAAGTGTTTATGCTTCCACTAGCcttacaaataacgacaa TTTGTATCAGGATCATTTACGACAgcagcaaaaattcttcgataaaCTACAACAACAAGCTCAATTTGCTGCTTCTAATCCAGGAGCAAATTATGCAGCTTCGAGTGCATCATATGGACCTCAGGGAATTCATCAAACCGCATCAGTGTATCCAGAAGACCCT AATTCACCCAACGTAGATACGAGGTTTGACGCTGACGATGGTGCAGGAGGTAAGCCCGGTTTCTTCGGAGTATCTTCAAGTTCGTTCTTTGAATCATCAAATGTTGATGGTGTGGAGAAACATCGCAAAGGAGCAGTGACCACAGTGAATGATAATGGCAAAGTCACTACTTACAAAGCTggattttaa
- the LOC119651159 gene encoding glycine-rich RNA-binding protein 3, mitochondrial isoform X2, with product MKSFLLFLAVSIAFQSVMAEVNYRQVKTPDGGAYYGTFNSNGVSGGFGGGYSSGGLSGGYGGSSGGVPYGGVLSRGSFGGGSFPSDFESFITGQLSNLQNSYASLYQDHLRQQQKFFDKLQQQAQFAASNPGANYAASSASYGPQGIHQTASVYPEDPNSPNVDTRFDADDGAGGKPGFFGVSSSSFFESSNVDGVEKHRKGAVTTVNDNGKVTTYKAGF from the exons TTATGGCTGAAGTCAACTATCGTCAAGTAAAGACGCCAGACGGTGGTGCATATTATGGCACATTCAATTCTAACGGCGTAAGCGGTGGATTTGGTGGTGGATATAGCTCAGGTGGATTGAGTGGAGGTTATGGAGGCTCTTCTGGAGGGGTTCCATATGGTGGTGTATTATCAAGAGGATCGTTCGGCGGCGGCTCTTTCCCTTCTGATTTTGAAAGCTTTATTACCGGACAGCTCAGTAATCTGCAGAACAGTTACGCAAG TTTGTATCAGGATCATTTACGACAgcagcaaaaattcttcgataaaCTACAACAACAAGCTCAATTTGCTGCTTCTAATCCAGGAGCAAATTATGCAGCTTCGAGTGCATCATATGGACCTCAGGGAATTCATCAAACCGCATCAGTGTATCCAGAAGACCCT AATTCACCCAACGTAGATACGAGGTTTGACGCTGACGATGGTGCAGGAGGTAAGCCCGGTTTCTTCGGAGTATCTTCAAGTTCGTTCTTTGAATCATCAAATGTTGATGGTGTGGAGAAACATCGCAAAGGAGCAGTGACCACAGTGAATGATAATGGCAAAGTCACTACTTACAAAGCTggattttaa